One genomic window of Trichlorobacter lovleyi includes the following:
- a CDS encoding Maf family nucleotide pyrophosphatase: MAATESSIVLASASPRRSELLELAAVRFRVAAADIPEEPLPGEEAVAHALRLAEEKARAAAERETDGRYFIGADTIVVLNGRIMGKPVDENDAVRMLTELSGKEHEVVTAYAVLDKQSNVCIKRAVRTEVVFKPLSQQEIADYVKTGCPMDKAGAYAIQGGAAHFVREIHGSYTNVVGLPTCELVETLHTIGAWPQEEQP, translated from the coding sequence GTGGCGGCAACTGAATCATCCATCGTACTGGCTTCTGCCTCACCCCGCCGCTCCGAGCTGCTGGAACTGGCAGCGGTCCGGTTCCGGGTTGCAGCGGCAGATATCCCGGAAGAACCGTTACCGGGCGAAGAGGCGGTTGCACACGCCCTGCGCCTGGCCGAGGAAAAGGCCCGTGCTGCTGCTGAGCGCGAAACAGACGGCCGATACTTTATCGGTGCTGATACGATCGTAGTTCTGAATGGCCGGATCATGGGCAAGCCTGTGGATGAAAACGATGCAGTGCGGATGCTGACCGAGCTGTCCGGTAAAGAGCACGAAGTGGTCACCGCCTACGCGGTGCTGGACAAGCAGAGCAACGTCTGCATCAAGCGTGCGGTACGGACAGAGGTTGTTTTCAAGCCGTTATCACAGCAGGAGATTGCAGACTACGTCAAGACCGGCTGCCCGATGGACAAGGCCGGTGCCTATGCCATTCAGGGCGGTGCAGCACATTTCGTGCGGGAAATCCACGGTTCCTACACCAATGTGGTGGGACTGCCCACCTGTGAACTGGTGGAAACCCTGCATACCATCGGCGCATGGCCTCAAGAGGAGCAACCATAA
- a CDS encoding FAD-binding oxidoreductase: MLDATIIQELRAIVGPDNLATEKQDLICYGYDATQMEFLPSAVVHPANAEETAAVLKLANQRKFPVFPRGAGSGFTGGALPKAGGVVLVTTRMNRILRIDTENLIAEVEPGVVTEDFQKAVEKLGLFYPPDPASLKFSTLGGNVAENAGGPRCVKYGVTKDFVMGLELVLPTGEIIRTGTETYKAVVGYDLTRLLCGSEGTLGVITKIIFKLLPLPEAKKTMLTIFDSIDGAARAVSTIIGAKIIPTTLEFMDYATLQCVEKRFNLGIPPEGRAVLLIEVDGDRELTEKQAARIHDLIKPLGLVQFRAAKDNAESEALWKVRRLVSPSLRDVNPHKFNEDIVVPRSKVPVVIREIEKIQQKYDIPIVNFGHAGDGNIHVNVMINKEIPGQEEKAHGAIKEIFQAALDLNGTMSGEHGVGLAKQPFIEMELTPAQIKVMQGIKLALDPNNILNPGKIFPWKEFSDAA, translated from the coding sequence ATGTTAGACGCGACTATTATTCAAGAACTCCGTGCCATTGTCGGCCCTGACAATCTTGCCACCGAAAAGCAGGACCTGATCTGCTACGGCTATGATGCCACCCAGATGGAGTTCCTTCCGTCTGCGGTGGTGCATCCGGCCAATGCGGAAGAGACGGCAGCGGTTTTAAAACTTGCCAATCAACGCAAGTTTCCGGTCTTTCCCCGCGGTGCCGGCAGCGGTTTTACCGGCGGCGCCCTGCCCAAGGCCGGTGGTGTGGTGCTGGTAACCACCCGGATGAACCGGATACTGAGGATCGACACCGAAAACCTGATTGCCGAAGTGGAGCCGGGCGTGGTAACCGAGGATTTCCAGAAGGCGGTGGAGAAGCTGGGGCTGTTCTACCCCCCGGACCCGGCCTCGCTGAAGTTTTCCACCCTGGGTGGCAACGTGGCGGAGAACGCCGGCGGCCCCCGCTGCGTCAAGTATGGCGTCACCAAGGATTTTGTGATGGGGCTGGAGCTGGTACTGCCCACTGGCGAGATCATCCGTACCGGCACCGAGACCTACAAGGCGGTGGTGGGCTATGACTTGACCCGCCTGTTGTGCGGCAGCGAAGGCACTCTGGGGGTCATCACCAAGATCATCTTCAAACTGCTGCCGCTGCCTGAAGCGAAGAAAACCATGCTGACCATTTTTGATTCAATCGATGGCGCAGCCCGGGCGGTTTCCACCATCATCGGCGCCAAGATCATCCCCACCACGCTGGAGTTCATGGACTATGCCACCCTGCAGTGCGTTGAAAAACGCTTTAACCTGGGCATACCTCCGGAAGGCCGTGCCGTGCTGTTGATTGAGGTGGATGGAGACAGGGAGCTGACCGAAAAGCAGGCTGCCCGCATCCATGACCTGATCAAACCGCTGGGGCTGGTCCAGTTCAGGGCTGCCAAGGACAACGCCGAATCTGAGGCGCTCTGGAAGGTACGGCGGCTGGTGTCCCCTTCACTGCGGGATGTCAATCCCCACAAGTTCAACGAGGATATCGTGGTGCCTCGCAGCAAGGTACCGGTGGTAATCCGCGAGATTGAAAAGATCCAGCAGAAGTACGACATCCCGATCGTCAACTTCGGCCATGCCGGCGACGGCAATATCCATGTCAATGTGATGATCAACAAAGAGATTCCCGGCCAGGAGGAAAAGGCCCATGGCGCGATCAAGGAGATCTTCCAGGCGGCCCTGGACCTGAACGGCACCATGTCCGGCGAGCATGGCGTGGGACTGGCCAAGCAGCCCTTTATCGAGATGGAGCTGACCCCGGCCCAGATCAAGGTGATGCAGGGGATTAAACTGGCGCTGGACCCCAATAACATTCTGAACCCCGGAAAGATCTTTCCGTGGAAGGAGTTTTCAGATGCAGCATGA